The Gemmatimonadota bacterium DH-78 region GAATTACTTCACCGCCATCGCCGATTGGCGCCGCTACTTCGCGCCGAGCCGCAATCTCACCGTGGCGGTGCGCGGGCAGCATGTCGGACGCTACGGGGGCATCGAGCAGGGCAACATCATCCAGCCCTACTTCCTGGGCTGGGAGACGAACATCCGAGGCTACGCCTACGAGAGCTTCGAGGCGGGCGAGTGCGTGGTGCCGCAGGGCTCGAGCGCCGACTCCTGCCCCGTGTTCGACCGCCTGTTCGGAAACCAGATCGCGGTGGCCAACTTCGAGATGCGAGTGCCGCTCTTCGGGGTGGAGCAGTACGGGCTGATCAACTTCCCCTTCCTGCCCACCGAGCTGACGGCCTTCGTGGACGCAGGCCTGGCCTGGTACGACCAGGAGCCGGTGAACGCCCGCTTCGGCGTGAGCGATCTCGACAACTCGCCCACCCTGAAGTGGAGCACCACCTCGCTCGAGCGGATTCCGGTCGTGAGCGCCGGATTCTCGGCGCGAACGAACGTGCTCGGTTTCCTGATTCTCGAGACCTACTTCGCCTACCCCTTCCAGCGGCCGGACAAGGGCTGGCACTGGGGCTTCAACCTCGCCCCCGGCTGGTGATTCCAACGAGTGGATGCGGCGTTCGTGCCGCACCCCCGGCGCTCGCCGAATGACGAAGGCCCGGATCCCCTCGGGGGTCCGGGCCTTCGTTGCGTTCGGGGTCCGCGACCGATCAGAAGATCTCGATCTTCACGTAGCGGCCGGGGTTCTCGCGGATGTCGACGAGCAGGTCGTTGAGACTGGCGAGCGCCGTGTTGGTGTTGTCCCACAGCGCCTCGTCCTGCGACAGCCGTCCCAGAGTGCCCTCTCCGCGGGCCATGCGACCCATGACGGTGTCGAGCGAGGCGAGCACCGCATCGAGCTGCGAGGTGGTCGACTCCATCTGCGAGAGCAGCGAATCAGCGCGCGCCGCGGCGCTCGCCAGATCGGGCCCCGCCTCGCCGGCGGTGGCCTCGAGGCCCTCCGCCGCGCGAGCGAGCGACGAGGTCATGCGCGCCATCTCGTCGCGCTGGTTCGCCACCACGGCCCGCAGCTCCTGCGCGAGCCCCTCGATGGCCCGAGTGGACCCCTGCACCGAGCGCACGGTCGTGGTGTCGAGCAGCATCTCGATGCGCTGCATGATCACCTCGGCCTCGGCCCCGAGCTCTCCGACCGTCTCGAAGATGCCGCCGCCGCTGTCGTCTCCGGGGATCGTGTCCCAGGCGGCCAGCAGCTGGCTGCCGTTGCCCGGGAGCACCTCGACCGTGCGGCCGCCGAACACGCCCGCCTCGGCGAGCGTCACCACCGAGCCTTGCGGCACCTGCCACTCGTCGTAGAGCTCGAGAGTGATCGCCACCTGCCCCGCCGACGTCATCTCGAAGCCGGCCACTCGACCGATGATCACCCCGCGCATCTGCACGGGGTCGCCGCGGCGGACGCCGCCGGCGTCGGTGAGCTCGGTGACGAGCATGTACCGCCCGCGGAACCCGGCGGGGTCCGTCATGAGGAACAGGACGGTCAGAAAGGAGATCAGCCCGAGCACCACGAAGATCCCGACGCGGATGTGGCGGGCACCGGTGTCGCGGGGTACGGCCCGGGCGAGATCGCGCTCGTCGGGACCGGAGGATCGATCAGTCATCGGGGTTCACCAATGTCGAGAGCTCGTTCGGCCGCGGCGCGGTCCTGGAAGGCCTGCACCACCGGATCGTCGCTCCGGCGGAACTCGTCGGGGGTGCCGCAGAACCGCAGGCGGCCTGCATCCAGCATCGCCACACGGTCGCAGATGAGAAGTCCTCCCTCGATATCGTGCGTGACGACCAGCGAGGTGACTTCGAGATTGTCGGACAGCCGTACGATCAGGCGCTCGACGGCTGCGGTGTTGATGGGGTCGAGGCCGGTGGTGGGCTCGTCCCAGAGCAGGATCTCGGGCCGACCGATGATCGCCCGCGCGATGCCGACTCGTTTGCGCATCCCCCCCGACAACTCGGAGGGAATCTTCGACAGCACCTCGTCGGGCTCGAGGTTCACCAGCTCGAGGGCGTTCCATACCCGTCGCGCGAGCTCCATCCGCGGCATGCGCTTCAACTGATCCTCGGGTATGCCCATCCCGACGTTGTCGAACACGTTGAAGGAGTCGAAGAGCGCCGCATTCTGGAAGACGTACCCCACCTTCCGCCGGGCCCGCTCGAGCGCCCCGTCGCCCCCGTAGTAGACCGACTCGCCGTCGATGCGCACATCGCCCCGGTCGGGGGTGATGAGGGCGATCGTGGTCTTGAGAAGCACGCTCTTGCCGGTGCCCGAGGGCCCGAAGAGAGCGAACATCTCCCCCGACTCGACGGTGAGATCGACGCCCGCGAGCACGGGGTGGTCGAAGCGCTTGTGAACCTGCCGGTACTCGATCACGTCAGTTCAGCAGGAGCGGGGGGAACATGGCGTCGAGAATCAGGATCGTCAGCGTCATGAACATCACCGCGTCGGTGGTGGTCCGGCCCACGCCCTCCGCGCCGCCCTGGGTGCGGAAGCCCATGTGCACCGAGATCAGCGGGATGGCGAGCCCGAAGACGACGGCCTTCGTGAAGGAGTAGAACAGATCCCACGAATGCCAGAACAGCCGGGCGCCGTACAGGAACGACTCGAAGCCGAGGCCGGCGTCGATGCGGGCGGCCACCATCCCGGCGAGAATGCCGATGATGTCGGCGAAGCCCACCAGCACCGGCATCACCACCAGCCCGGCCAGAATCCGCGGGCTGCCCAGCAGCACCACCGGATCGCGACCCAGCGAGTGGTAGGCATCGATCTGTTCGGACACCTTCATCGTGCCCAGTTCGGCGGTGATCCGGGCGCCCACCCGCCCCACCAGCACGATCGCCGTCAGCACCGGCCCCATCTCGAGCACCACCGTCTGCGCCACGAGACTGCCGAGGAAGTAGGCCGGGATGGCGCCGGTCATCTGGTATCCGCCCTGCTGACTCGTGACGATCCCCGCGAGCGCGCCGGTCACGAACACGATCGGCAGGCTCTCCACCCCCATCACGTAGATCTGTCGAAAGAACTCGCGCAGGGGAAAACGGAGGCGGGCCACCGAGAGGAGCACGGTCCACATGAGCACGCCGATGGATCCGGCGTGGTCGAACACGAGCTCGGTGCCCCGGCCGACGGATCCGAACCAGCGACGGGTGGCTCCGTTGTCGGAAGAGCTACGGGCAGCGGGAGGACTCACTCGATCAGCGGCACGGGAGGGGGTTGCACGGCGGCCGGACAGCCTCATAGGATCGACCTTCCCCCCGTCTAAATCAACGGTGGGCGCCCCAATCCCAGCCCGGAGTCCCCGGATGATCTCGATGCGTGCCGGCCTTCCGATCCTCGTCTTCGCACTCCTCGGCGCCGGCTGCGGCGACGCCGCCGACGTCCCCGCCGACGGGGCCGTGCCCCCGCCCCCGGTCCTCCCCCCCGAGCCCTCGGGGTCGCCCGGCGCCCAGGAGACCCGCGTACCCCTCGCCCCGACGGCCGACGACGAGCTCCCGCCGGCGATCGTGGGTGCCGAACGCGACATGCAGGGCATGAGCGTCGCCTACGTGGAGGGCGACGACGAGACCAACGGCTACCTGGCCGTGCCCGCCGGTGACGGCCCCTTCCCCGCCCTGGTGATCGTGCACGAGTGGAACGGCCTCGTCGATCGGGTGCGCCGCGTGGCCGACGACCTCGCGGCCGAGGGTTACGTGGTGCTGGCGGCCGACCTCTACCGCGGTCGCACCGGCGCCACCTCCGACGAGAACATCGCCCTCATGCAGGAGGCGCAGGCCGATCAGCCGGCGATGATCGCCAACCTCGACGCCGCGGTCTCGTTCCTGCGCGCACGCCCGGACGTGACCGGACGGGTGGGGACCATGGGGTGGTGCTTCGGCGGCGGGGTGGTGCTGAGCTACGGGCTCGGCGGGGTGAACCACGAGGCCACCGCCATCTTCTACGGCCAGCTGCTCGACGACCCCGAGGCGCTGCAGGCGATGGACCACGAGGTGTACGGCACCTTCGCCCGCGAGGACAGCGGCCCCGCCCCCGACGAGGTGGCGCGCTTCGAGCAGGCCCTCGACGCCGCGGGGGTGGAGCACGACCTGCACATCTACGACGCGGTCGATCATGGCTTCTGGCTCCGCGTGGACGGAGATCCGGAGCTGCGCACCGAGCCGGCCCTCGACGCCTGGCAGCGCCTGAAGGCGTATCTCGACCGCACACTGCGCCGCTAGACGAACCCCCCCTCCGAAACGCCGAAGTCCCGCAGCCTCGACACCCCACCGGGGGGAGGCTGCGGGACTTCGCGGTTTCGGGTCGGTCCGACGCCGTCGCGCGGCCGCCCCCGGATCAGAACATCACGTCGCGCTGGGCGGTGCCGTAGTAGATCCCGTTGAAGAGCAGCGGGAAGGTCCCGTGCGACTGCCCGCGGAAGGTGATCTTCGGCCCGAACAGGAAGAGCTTGCCGGCGCCGATGTCGGCCTCGAGCATCGAGGCGCCCCCCTGGAGCTTCTCCTGGCCCCAGGCCCAACCGCTGAGCAGCGGATGCTCGGAGTCGTACCAGGCGAGCACGCGCACGTTGGTGGCGTTCTCGTCGACCTGGAAGACCGGGCTGTGAGAGTGCATCACGTTCACGCGCTCACCCAGACCGTGGGTGACCGGCGACCCGGCCTCGATCTTCACGTTGTGGACGGATCCGGGCGTGTAGTACTCCTCCGACGAGAGCGGCTCGCCCGACTCGTCCACCATGTAGTCGGCGATCGGGAGTCCGGCGTGGAAGCCCAGCGCCGTGGACGATCCGACGGCCACCGCCGTCCCCCCGGCCTCGATGAAGGCGAGAATCTCGGGCACCGTGCGATCGACGCTCACATTGCCCACCCGGTCGCGGAGCTCCTCGGGCAGCTCCGCCAGAAGCGAGGCGCTGTTGCCCTGGCCGAAGCCCCCGCCGCCGGTTCCCGAGGGCACGGCGCCGTCGGGGAAGATCAGCACGTCGTAGCTGTCGCGCAGATCCCCGGCATCGAGCTCGGGGGGGTACACCACCTCGTAGTCGAACTCGAACTGCTCGAGCACGAACCGGGTCCACCCCGACGGCATCGACCCGCCGTAGCGGTCCCACAGGCCGATGCGCACCGGACGCAGCCGCATGGCCGACGCCGCGGGTCGCTCGGCCACCGCCCGAAGGGCCACGCCGGTCTCGGCCGCCCCGTCCGCGAGGAGTCCCCGAAGCGACTCGCCGTCGAAGAAGAAGGCGCCCTCGGGATACGACTGGCCGTCGACGGTGATCGACTCCGTGAGCCAGTACACGTCGCCCCCCTGCGCCATGGCCCGGTTGACCAGCACGAAGGCATCGGTCGCGCGGTGGTCGGCCAGGAAGCCCGCGGCGCCCGACGCCGGGCCCTCGATGGCGGCGGCGGTCATGTCGATGCGGAAGCCCTCGACCGGCTGGAAGGGCCCATCGAAGGCGTCGAGCACGCGATCGAACTCCACCTCCATCTGGAGCGCCACCGTCCAACCCGCGTTGTCGTAGGGCGCGGTCGGGGGCGCCCCGGGGTAGGCGAAGTCGTTGGGGTGCTGCTGCGGCTCGAACATGTCGAGCACCTGCGGCCGGAAGGCCTGATCGGCCCGCACCACGTAGGAGCCCGCCGGATAGGTGGTGCCGGCCACCGAGAAGTCGGCCGACGCCTGATGCACCTCGACCCCGTTCATCAGGAGCACGTTCACGAACTTCTGCACCCGGCTGAAGTCGGGCTGGTCGGCCGTGAGGATGAAGCCGCGCGGGTCGCGATCCTCCGGCGCCCGCAGGAGCCGCTCCCAATCGCCGCGGTCCCCGCGGTTCACCTCGTCCTGCGCCGCATCGATCTCGAAGGGGAGCACCGTCCAGGAGTCGGCACTTCCCCGCTCGATCGAGTTCATGCCCATGCGCCACATGTTGTAGAGCAGGTGCTCGCGATTGCGGGAGGCGTAGTCCATGACTGCGCGGTTGGCCGTCTGCGAGTAGTCGACCGACTGCTTGAAGTGCCAGGGGCCGGGCTCGATCGGCAGCGGCAGGTCGGCCGAGGAGATCTGCCAGCGGGGAATGAAGGGAATGTCGATGGGGTTGGGGTGTCCGATGGTCTCGGTCAGCAGCCCGATCTGGTTGTGGAAGTAGGGGGTGGTGCGCAGTCCGCCGTTCCACCAGGTGGAGTAGCCGGCCGTGCTGCGCATGCCCGTGCCCCCCTTGCCCTCGACGATGAAGCGCTGATGCATGGCCGACCCGACCTGATCGAGCGACGTCTTGAGCATCGGGTCGAGATAGTGGTTCATCGGGTCGCGGAAGGGCGGCGCGAACATCACGGTTCCGGCCGGGCCGGTCTGATGGTGGTTGTACACGATCTGCGGATACCACTCCGTGTACATCACCCGGTTCATGTTCTGCGTCTCGGCCAGATTGGCCATGTAGAAGTCGCGGTTGTTGTCGTGGCCCGCGTACTTCTGGTAGAGGTCGGGCACACCCGAACTCGTGCGCCGGGTGGGCTCGTCCTCGCGCATGTACCAGTCGGCCACCAGGTCGTGTCCGTCCGGGTTGGCGTGCGTGGCGAGCACGACGAGATCGTCGAGAAAGCGCAGCGTCTCGTCGTCTTCGAGGCTCACCATGTCGTACACGAGCTGCATGAGCTGCTGCGCGCCGAGAAGCTCGGTGGCGTGCAGCCCGCCGTCGATCCAGACCACGGCCCGGCCCTCGCTCGCCAGCGCCCGCGCCTCGGTCTCGTTCAGTCCGCGCGCCCGGGCCAGGGTGGCCGACACCTCGCGATAGCGATCGAGGTTCGCGTGGTTCTCCGGCGAGGTGATGACCGCCTGCAGCTGCGGCCGACCGAACTCGGAGTCGCCGATGGACCGCAGCGTCATGCGATCCGACTCCTCGGCGAGCACCTCCCAGTAGTCCATCAGCTGCTGGTAGGTGGCGAGGTGGTAGTCGGCGCCGATCTCGAAGCCCAGGAAGGCTTCGGGCGTGGTGATGTCGGGGCTGCGGGGCCCGTCGACCTGTGCGGCGACGGGCGTCGAGGCGCCGAAGACGAGGGCGGCGACGAGCGCAGGGGTGAATCCCCCGACTCGTCGGCGAAGAGTGGACTGGATCATGGGGCATCCAATGGGGTGAGGGACCTGCGTATCGCCGCAACCGTACCGCGCCCCGGCACCGGCGGCAAGGTAGGGGGCACCCCCCGTCGTTCGAACCCGTCGGAGACTCCTCGATGCACCTGTTGCGCAGCTGTGCACTGCCTCGCCTCGGCGCGCTGGCGCTCCTCGTCCACGCCGTGGGATGCCAGCCCTCGGACGCCCCCCCGGCACGGCCCGATTCCGCCGCTTCCGAGGTCGCCTCGATCCCGGCCTGGGGATCCGACGCCACCTTCGACGTGGGCACGTGGAACGTGGACTGGTTCGGGGACTCCGGAAACGGCCCCGGCGACGATGCGCTGCAGTTGCGCGGGCTGCGGGAGGTGATCGAGGCGGCCGAAGTGGATCTGTGGGCGCTTCAGGAGGTGGTGGATGCGGCGGCCTTCGACGAACTCCTCGCGGCGCTCCCGGGCTACGACGGCCTGATCGCCGACGACCCCGCGGTAGCGGGGGGGCCGGAATGGTATCGCGACTTCGGCGACCGCGAGCAGAAACTCGCGCTGATCTGGCGCACCGACGCGGTGGAGGTGGGCGCCGCGCGGATCGTGCTCACCGGCGAGAATCACGCCTTCGCGGGGCGGCCTCCCCTCGAGGTCGAACTCCGGCTCGACCCGGAGGGGTCGCCGATCGAGGCGGTGGCCGTGCTGCTGCACGGCAAGGCGTCGGCCGACGAGGAGTCGCGGGGGCGTCGGGAGCGCGCCGCGCAGGCCCTGCACCGTCATCTCACCGCCACACGGCCCACGGCGCCGGTCTGGGTGCTCGGCGACTTCAACGACGACGTCGACACCTCGATCGTGTCGGGCGCGGCCTCGCCCTACCGCGTGTTCGTCGACGC contains the following coding sequences:
- a CDS encoding MlaD family protein produces the protein MTDRSSGPDERDLARAVPRDTGARHIRVGIFVVLGLISFLTVLFLMTDPAGFRGRYMLVTELTDAGGVRRGDPVQMRGVIIGRVAGFEMTSAGQVAITLELYDEWQVPQGSVVTLAEAGVFGGRTVEVLPGNGSQLLAAWDTIPGDDSGGGIFETVGELGAEAEVIMQRIEMLLDTTTVRSVQGSTRAIEGLAQELRAVVANQRDEMARMTSSLARAAEGLEATAGEAGPDLASAAARADSLLSQMESTTSQLDAVLASLDTVMGRMARGEGTLGRLSQDEALWDNTNTALASLNDLLVDIRENPGRYVKIEIF
- a CDS encoding ATP-binding cassette domain-containing protein; this encodes MIEYRQVHKRFDHPVLAGVDLTVESGEMFALFGPSGTGKSVLLKTTIALITPDRGDVRIDGESVYYGGDGALERARRKVGYVFQNAALFDSFNVFDNVGMGIPEDQLKRMPRMELARRVWNALELVNLEPDEVLSKIPSELSGGMRKRVGIARAIIGRPEILLWDEPTTGLDPINTAAVERLIVRLSDNLEVTSLVVTHDIEGGLLICDRVAMLDAGRLRFCGTPDEFRRSDDPVVQAFQDRAAAERALDIGEPR
- a CDS encoding ABC transporter permease — its product is MSPPAARSSSDNGATRRWFGSVGRGTELVFDHAGSIGVLMWTVLLSVARLRFPLREFFRQIYVMGVESLPIVFVTGALAGIVTSQQGGYQMTGAIPAYFLGSLVAQTVVLEMGPVLTAIVLVGRVGARITAELGTMKVSEQIDAYHSLGRDPVVLLGSPRILAGLVVMPVLVGFADIIGILAGMVAARIDAGLGFESFLYGARLFWHSWDLFYSFTKAVVFGLAIPLISVHMGFRTQGGAEGVGRTTTDAVMFMTLTILILDAMFPPLLLN
- a CDS encoding dienelactone hydrolase family protein, producing the protein MISMRAGLPILVFALLGAGCGDAADVPADGAVPPPPVLPPEPSGSPGAQETRVPLAPTADDELPPAIVGAERDMQGMSVAYVEGDDETNGYLAVPAGDGPFPALVIVHEWNGLVDRVRRVADDLAAEGYVVLAADLYRGRTGATSDENIALMQEAQADQPAMIANLDAAVSFLRARPDVTGRVGTMGWCFGGGVVLSYGLGGVNHEATAIFYGQLLDDPEALQAMDHEVYGTFAREDSGPAPDEVARFEQALDAAGVEHDLHIYDAVDHGFWLRVDGDPELRTEPALDAWQRLKAYLDRTLRR
- a CDS encoding M14 family metallopeptidase, with product MIQSTLRRRVGGFTPALVAALVFGASTPVAAQVDGPRSPDITTPEAFLGFEIGADYHLATYQQLMDYWEVLAEESDRMTLRSIGDSEFGRPQLQAVITSPENHANLDRYREVSATLARARGLNETEARALASEGRAVVWIDGGLHATELLGAQQLMQLVYDMVSLEDDETLRFLDDLVVLATHANPDGHDLVADWYMREDEPTRRTSSGVPDLYQKYAGHDNNRDFYMANLAETQNMNRVMYTEWYPQIVYNHHQTGPAGTVMFAPPFRDPMNHYLDPMLKTSLDQVGSAMHQRFIVEGKGGTGMRSTAGYSTWWNGGLRTTPYFHNQIGLLTETIGHPNPIDIPFIPRWQISSADLPLPIEPGPWHFKQSVDYSQTANRAVMDYASRNREHLLYNMWRMGMNSIERGSADSWTVLPFEIDAAQDEVNRGDRGDWERLLRAPEDRDPRGFILTADQPDFSRVQKFVNVLLMNGVEVHQASADFSVAGTTYPAGSYVVRADQAFRPQVLDMFEPQQHPNDFAYPGAPPTAPYDNAGWTVALQMEVEFDRVLDAFDGPFQPVEGFRIDMTAAAIEGPASGAAGFLADHRATDAFVLVNRAMAQGGDVYWLTESITVDGQSYPEGAFFFDGESLRGLLADGAAETGVALRAVAERPAASAMRLRPVRIGLWDRYGGSMPSGWTRFVLEQFEFDYEVVYPPELDAGDLRDSYDVLIFPDGAVPSGTGGGGFGQGNSASLLAELPEELRDRVGNVSVDRTVPEILAFIEAGGTAVAVGSSTALGFHAGLPIADYMVDESGEPLSSEEYYTPGSVHNVKIEAGSPVTHGLGERVNVMHSHSPVFQVDENATNVRVLAWYDSEHPLLSGWAWGQEKLQGGASMLEADIGAGKLFLFGPKITFRGQSHGTFPLLFNGIYYGTAQRDVMF
- a CDS encoding endonuclease/exonuclease/phosphatase family protein, with the translated sequence MHLLRSCALPRLGALALLVHAVGCQPSDAPPARPDSAASEVASIPAWGSDATFDVGTWNVDWFGDSGNGPGDDALQLRGLREVIEAAEVDLWALQEVVDAAAFDELLAALPGYDGLIADDPAVAGGPEWYRDFGDREQKLALIWRTDAVEVGAARIVLTGENHAFAGRPPLEVELRLDPEGSPIEAVAVLLHGKASADEESRGRRERAAQALHRHLTATRPTAPVWVLGDFNDDVDTSIVSGAASPYRVFVDAPDWSFATSALSEQGLSSTVGYADMIDHHLVSDEAAAWYVSGSAEAWRVDRWIDDYGRTTTDHYPVLTRYTLPGR